A genomic stretch from Streptomyces venezuelae ATCC 10712 includes:
- a CDS encoding NDP-hexose 2,3-dehydratase family protein, which produces MSTATTTPAPALTARRPAGLAERIARSAATGRGAHLATEDFHDWLDGRRRANTFRVDKIPFDALDGWSFDEEDGNLVHRSGRFFTVEGLHVVEEDGPYGDGPYRSWYQPVIKQPEVGILGILAKEFDGVLHFLMQAKMEPGNPNLLQLSPTVQATRSNYTKAHRGGDVKYIEYFTGAEHGTVIADSLQSEHGAWFFHKSNRNMIVEATGEVPLLDDFCWLTLGQLGELLHQDNVINMDARTVLSCVPYEDADAGRALLSDVQLLSWFTGERSRHDVRARRVPLRELPGWKQGEETIEHEEGRHFKVVAVSVQAGNREVTSWTQPLIEPVGLGVAAFLTRDFDGVPHYLVHARVEGGFLDTVELAPTVQYTPGNYAHLPTDERPPFLDLVLDTDPARVRYEAVHSEEGGRFLNAESRYLLVEADETQAPADPPPGYAWATAAQLTSLTRHGHYLNVQARTLLACVHAGAVRP; this is translated from the coding sequence ATGAGCACCGCCACCACCACGCCCGCCCCCGCCCTCACCGCCCGCCGGCCCGCCGGGCTCGCCGAGCGGATCGCCCGCTCGGCCGCCACCGGCCGCGGCGCCCACCTGGCCACCGAGGACTTCCACGACTGGCTCGACGGCCGCCGCCGCGCCAACACCTTCCGCGTCGACAAGATCCCCTTCGACGCGCTCGACGGCTGGTCCTTCGACGAGGAGGACGGCAACCTCGTCCACCGCAGCGGCCGCTTCTTCACCGTCGAGGGCCTGCACGTCGTCGAGGAGGACGGACCCTACGGCGACGGCCCGTACCGCTCCTGGTACCAGCCCGTCATCAAGCAGCCCGAGGTCGGCATCCTCGGCATCCTCGCCAAGGAGTTCGACGGCGTCCTGCACTTCCTCATGCAGGCCAAGATGGAGCCCGGCAACCCGAACCTGCTCCAGCTGTCGCCGACCGTCCAGGCCACCCGCAGCAACTACACCAAGGCGCACCGCGGCGGCGACGTGAAGTACATCGAGTACTTCACCGGCGCCGAACACGGCACCGTCATCGCCGACTCCCTCCAGTCCGAGCACGGCGCCTGGTTCTTCCACAAGTCCAACCGCAACATGATCGTCGAGGCCACCGGCGAGGTCCCGCTCCTCGACGACTTCTGCTGGCTCACCCTCGGCCAGCTCGGCGAGCTCCTCCACCAGGACAACGTCATCAACATGGACGCCAGGACCGTCCTGTCCTGCGTGCCGTACGAGGACGCCGACGCCGGGCGGGCGCTGCTCTCCGACGTCCAGCTGCTCTCCTGGTTCACCGGCGAGCGCTCCCGCCACGACGTACGGGCCCGGCGCGTCCCGCTGCGCGAGCTGCCCGGCTGGAAGCAGGGCGAGGAGACCATCGAGCACGAGGAGGGCCGGCACTTCAAGGTCGTCGCCGTCTCCGTGCAGGCCGGGAACCGCGAAGTGACCAGCTGGACCCAGCCGCTGATCGAACCGGTCGGACTCGGCGTCGCCGCCTTCCTGACCCGCGACTTCGACGGCGTCCCGCACTACCTGGTGCACGCCCGCGTCGAGGGCGGCTTCCTCGACACCGTGGAACTGGCCCCCACCGTCCAGTACACCCCGGGCAACTACGCCCACCTGCCGACCGACGAGCGCCCGCCCTTCCTCGACCTCGTCCTCGACACCGACCCCGCCCGCGTCCGCTACGAGGCCGTGCACTCCGAGGAAGGCGGCCGCTTCCTCAACGCCGAGAGCCGCTACCTCCTGGTGGAGGCCGACGAGACGCAGGCCCCGGCCGACCCGCCGCCCGGCTACGCCTGGGCGACCGCCGCACAGCTCACCTCCCTCACCCGGCACGGCCACTACCTCAACGTCCAGGCCCGCACCCTGCTGGCCTGCGTCCACGCCGGGGCGGTGCGGCCTTGA
- a CDS encoding Gfo/Idh/MocA family protein: MTSTPAPLRIGVLGCADIAVRRMMPAMAALPGTEVTAVASRDAAKAAVAAAPYGAAAVEGYQELLRRPDVDAVYVPLPAALHAEWTEAALRAGKHVLAEKPLTTDPESTAALLGLAAASGLALMENVMFVHHRLHTDVRKLVADGAIGELRALHASFGIPRLPDTDIRHDPGLGGGALGDVGVYPLRAAQHLLGDELDVLGAHLVRGPGSRVETAGGALLATPAGVTAHIAFGMDHGYRSAYELWGSQGRLVVERAYTPPADHRPVVRLETRTGVEELVLDADDQVRNTVAAFAALVARTGAGHPGDGGAPDPEAPLRQARLLDAVRRRAALV; the protein is encoded by the coding sequence TTGACGAGCACCCCGGCGCCCCTGCGGATCGGTGTGCTCGGCTGCGCCGACATCGCCGTCCGGCGCATGATGCCCGCGATGGCCGCGCTCCCCGGGACCGAGGTCACCGCCGTCGCCAGCCGCGACGCGGCGAAGGCCGCCGTGGCCGCCGCCCCGTACGGCGCGGCGGCCGTCGAGGGCTACCAGGAGCTGCTGCGCCGCCCGGACGTCGACGCCGTCTACGTACCGCTGCCCGCCGCCCTGCACGCCGAGTGGACCGAGGCCGCCCTGCGGGCCGGCAAGCACGTCCTGGCCGAGAAGCCGCTCACCACGGACCCGGAGAGCACCGCCGCGCTGCTCGGCCTGGCCGCCGCGTCCGGGCTCGCGCTGATGGAGAACGTCATGTTCGTCCACCACCGCCTCCACACCGACGTCCGCAAGCTCGTCGCGGACGGAGCCATCGGCGAACTCCGCGCCCTGCACGCCTCGTTCGGCATCCCCCGGCTGCCCGACACCGACATCCGGCACGACCCCGGGCTCGGCGGCGGCGCCCTCGGCGACGTCGGCGTCTACCCGCTGCGAGCCGCCCAGCACCTGCTCGGCGACGAACTCGACGTCCTCGGCGCGCACCTCGTCCGGGGGCCCGGCAGCCGGGTCGAGACCGCCGGCGGGGCGCTGCTCGCCACCCCGGCGGGCGTCACCGCGCACATCGCCTTCGGCATGGACCACGGCTACCGCTCGGCGTACGAGCTGTGGGGCAGCCAGGGCCGGCTCGTCGTCGAGCGGGCCTACACCCCGCCCGCCGACCACCGCCCGGTGGTGCGCCTGGAGACCCGCACCGGCGTCGAGGAGCTCGTCCTCGACGCCGACGACCAGGTCCGCAACACGGTGGCCGCCTTCGCCGCCCTCGTGGCGCGCACCGGAGCCGGCCACCCCGGGGACGGCGGCGCGCCCGACCCGGAGGCCCCGCTGCGCCAGGCGCGGCTGCTCGACGCCGTGCGGCGCCGGGCCGCCCTCGTCTGA
- a CDS encoding acyl-CoA carboxylase subunit epsilon gives MTTEARPSGTDRLFRVEKGAPSAEELAAVTAVLLARTQETQAPAPTARPVAGWRRLERARGFDGPRTWHSTGHGPH, from the coding sequence GTGACCACCGAAGCCCGGCCGTCCGGCACCGACCGTCTGTTCCGCGTCGAGAAGGGCGCGCCCAGCGCCGAGGAGCTCGCCGCCGTCACCGCCGTCCTCCTCGCCCGTACCCAGGAGACGCAGGCCCCGGCCCCCACCGCCCGTCCCGTCGCCGGCTGGCGCCGCCTGGAGCGGGCCCGCGGCTTCGACGGGCCCCGCACCTGGCACTCCACGGGCCACGGCCCCCACTGA
- a CDS encoding acyl-CoA carboxylase subunit beta, with protein MTTTSTAGGALADRLTELGRLRELAQEGPDPKATERQHAKGKLTARERIELLLDKGSFTEIEQLRRHRAQGFGLEAKKPYTDGVITGWGTVEGRTVFVYAHDFRIFGGALGEAHATKIHKIMDMAIAAGAPLVSLNDGAGARIQEGVSALAGYGGIFQRNTRASGVIPQISVMLGPCAGGAAYSPALTDFVFMVRETSQMFITGPDVVKAVTGEEITQNGLGGADVHAGVSGVSHFVYDDEETCLAEVRYLLSMLPQNNRDLPPVMPSSDPADRPGDRLLDLVPADGNRSYDVREVIEELVDDSDYMEVHAAWAPNLVCAFARLDGHVVGIVANQPAAMAGVLDIKASEKGARFVQFCDAFNIPIITLVDVPGFLPGVDQEHDGIIRRGAKLLYAYCNATVPRISVVLRKAYGGAYIVMDSRSIGADISLAWPTNEIAVMGAEGAANVVFRREIAAADDPEAMRAQKIQEYREELVHPYYAAERGLVDDVIDPRETRQVLCRSVAMLAAKHADLPRRKHGNPPQ; from the coding sequence ATGACCACGACGTCCACGGCCGGAGGAGCCCTCGCGGACCGTCTCACCGAACTGGGCCGGCTCCGGGAGCTCGCCCAGGAGGGCCCCGACCCCAAGGCCACCGAACGCCAGCACGCGAAGGGCAAGCTGACCGCCCGCGAGCGCATCGAACTGCTCCTGGACAAGGGGAGCTTCACGGAGATCGAGCAGCTGCGGCGGCATCGTGCGCAGGGTTTCGGTCTGGAGGCGAAGAAGCCGTACACCGATGGTGTGATCACCGGTTGGGGGACGGTGGAGGGCCGGACGGTCTTCGTGTACGCGCATGATTTCCGGATCTTCGGCGGGGCGCTGGGCGAGGCGCACGCGACGAAGATCCACAAAATCATGGACATGGCGATCGCGGCGGGTGCTCCGCTGGTCTCGCTGAACGACGGTGCGGGTGCGCGTATCCAGGAGGGCGTCTCGGCGCTGGCCGGGTACGGCGGCATCTTCCAGCGCAACACCCGGGCGTCGGGTGTGATCCCGCAGATCTCGGTGATGCTCGGCCCGTGCGCGGGCGGCGCGGCCTACAGTCCGGCGCTGACGGACTTCGTGTTCATGGTCCGTGAGACCTCGCAGATGTTCATCACCGGTCCGGACGTCGTCAAGGCGGTCACCGGCGAGGAGATCACCCAGAACGGCCTCGGCGGCGCCGACGTCCACGCCGGCGTCTCCGGCGTCTCCCACTTCGTCTACGACGACGAGGAGACCTGCCTGGCCGAGGTCCGCTACCTGCTCTCGATGCTCCCGCAGAACAACCGCGACCTGCCGCCCGTCATGCCCAGCTCCGACCCCGCCGACCGGCCCGGCGACCGGCTGCTCGACCTCGTCCCCGCCGACGGCAACCGCTCCTACGACGTCCGCGAGGTCATCGAGGAACTCGTCGACGACAGCGACTACATGGAGGTCCACGCGGCCTGGGCGCCCAATCTGGTGTGCGCCTTCGCCCGGCTCGACGGGCACGTCGTCGGCATCGTCGCCAACCAGCCGGCCGCCATGGCCGGGGTGCTCGACATCAAGGCCTCCGAGAAGGGGGCGCGCTTCGTGCAGTTCTGCGACGCCTTCAACATCCCGATCATCACCCTCGTCGACGTGCCCGGCTTCCTGCCCGGCGTCGACCAGGAGCACGACGGCATCATCCGGCGCGGCGCCAAGCTGCTCTACGCCTACTGCAACGCGACCGTGCCCCGGATCTCCGTCGTCCTGCGCAAGGCCTACGGCGGCGCCTACATCGTCATGGACTCCCGCTCGATCGGCGCCGACATCTCCCTCGCCTGGCCCACCAACGAGATCGCGGTCATGGGCGCCGAAGGCGCCGCCAACGTGGTCTTCCGGCGGGAGATCGCCGCCGCCGACGACCCCGAGGCGATGCGGGCCCAGAAGATCCAGGAGTACCGCGAGGAGCTCGTGCACCCGTACTACGCCGCCGAGCGCGGCCTCGTCGACGACGTCATCGACCCGCGCGAGACCCGCCAGGTGCTGTGCCGGTCCGTCGCCATGCTCGCCGCCAAGCACGCCGACCTGCCGCGCCGCAAGCACGGCAACCCGCCCCAGTGA
- a CDS encoding dTDP-4-dehydrorhamnose 3,5-epimerase family protein, with product MTTTMQVTPLAIEGAFAFTPPVFKDSRGLFASPYQGDVFAGQLGRPLFQVEQVSHNLSARGTLRGVHFTATPPGMAKYVYCPYGRLRDFLIDLRVGSPTFGQWVMNELDAETSRALYVPVGVGHAFVSLQDDSMCVYVMSQGYVPANELALNPLDPALGLDLPDDVELILSDRDKIAPTLAEARDRGLLPDFDTCRKLEELL from the coding sequence GTGACGACGACCATGCAGGTGACCCCCCTGGCCATCGAGGGCGCCTTCGCCTTCACGCCCCCCGTCTTCAAGGACAGCCGCGGCCTGTTCGCCTCCCCCTACCAGGGGGACGTGTTCGCCGGGCAGCTCGGCCGCCCGCTCTTCCAGGTCGAACAGGTCAGCCACAACCTGTCCGCCAGGGGCACCCTCCGCGGCGTCCACTTCACCGCGACCCCGCCGGGCATGGCGAAGTACGTCTACTGCCCGTACGGCAGGCTCCGGGACTTCCTCATCGACCTCCGGGTCGGCTCACCGACCTTCGGGCAGTGGGTGATGAACGAACTCGACGCGGAGACCAGCCGCGCCCTCTACGTCCCGGTCGGCGTCGGCCACGCGTTCGTCTCGCTCCAGGACGACTCCATGTGCGTCTACGTGATGTCGCAGGGGTACGTCCCCGCCAACGAACTGGCCCTGAACCCGCTCGACCCGGCGCTCGGACTCGACCTGCCGGACGACGTCGAGCTGATCCTGTCCGACCGGGACAAGATCGCCCCCACCCTCGCCGAGGCCCGCGACCGCGGCCTCCTGCCCGACTTCGACACCTGCCGCAAGCTGGAGGAACTGCTGTGA
- a CDS encoding nuclear transport factor 2 family protein, whose amino-acid sequence MTTTDLTAATTTDGPALAAELAELRATVRELSDRAAISAVCDRYAMHLDKDRGSDDWFGAVFTDDVHLVFPMGEYKGMDGLAAFQQMARTTFARTHHISGAYAIDLRGDEATVRAHLTAFHVRDAAAPSAHFAIGGHYDAHVVRTPEGWRIRSFTFDLVWNAGEAPGAKGHS is encoded by the coding sequence ATGACCACCACCGACCTCACCGCCGCGACCACCACCGACGGACCGGCCCTCGCCGCCGAGCTCGCCGAACTCCGCGCCACCGTCCGCGAGTTGTCCGACCGCGCCGCGATATCCGCGGTCTGCGACCGCTACGCCATGCACCTCGACAAGGACCGGGGCAGCGACGACTGGTTCGGCGCGGTGTTCACCGACGACGTCCACCTCGTCTTCCCGATGGGCGAGTACAAGGGCATGGACGGCCTCGCCGCCTTCCAGCAGATGGCCCGCACGACCTTCGCCCGCACCCACCACATCAGCGGCGCCTACGCGATCGACCTGCGCGGCGACGAGGCGACCGTACGGGCCCACCTCACCGCCTTCCACGTCCGCGACGCCGCCGCGCCCTCCGCCCACTTCGCCATCGGCGGGCACTACGACGCCCACGTCGTCCGCACCCCCGAGGGCTGGCGCATCCGCTCCTTCACCTTCGACCTGGTGTGGAACGCCGGCGAGGCCCCCGGCGCGAAGGGCCACTCCTGA
- the rfbA gene encoding glucose-1-phosphate thymidylyltransferase RfbA, whose translation MKGIVLAGGHGTRLHPITLGTSKQMLPVYDKPMIYYPLSVLMLAGIRDIQIISSPDDIENFRRLLGDGSPLGISLSYAVQEQPRGLAEAFLISADHIGDDSVALVLGDNIFHGPGFAGILQDKAVDVDGCVLFGYPVRDPERYGVGEVDADGRLVSLEEKPEHPRSDLAITGLYFYDNDVIDIAKNLTPSARGELEITDVNRIYLERGKAELVSLGRGFVWLDAGTHDALTEAGQYVQILEHRQGVRLACLEEIAWRMGFIDREACLRLGEELSKSPYGQYVMEIARAG comes from the coding sequence GTGAAAGGCATCGTCCTGGCCGGAGGCCACGGCACCCGGCTGCACCCGATCACCCTCGGCACGTCCAAGCAGATGCTGCCGGTCTACGACAAGCCGATGATCTACTACCCGCTCTCGGTGCTGATGCTCGCCGGGATCCGGGACATCCAGATCATCTCGTCCCCCGACGACATCGAGAACTTCCGCCGGCTGCTCGGCGACGGCTCCCCGCTCGGCATCTCGCTCAGCTACGCCGTCCAGGAGCAGCCCCGCGGCCTCGCCGAGGCCTTCCTCATCTCCGCCGACCACATCGGGGACGACTCCGTCGCCCTCGTCCTCGGCGACAACATCTTCCACGGCCCCGGCTTCGCCGGAATCCTCCAGGACAAGGCCGTGGACGTGGACGGCTGCGTGCTCTTCGGCTACCCGGTCCGCGACCCCGAGCGCTACGGCGTCGGCGAGGTCGACGCGGACGGCCGGCTGGTCTCCCTGGAGGAGAAGCCGGAGCACCCGCGCTCCGACCTCGCCATCACCGGCCTCTACTTCTACGACAACGACGTCATCGACATCGCCAAGAACCTCACGCCCTCGGCGCGCGGCGAACTGGAGATCACCGACGTCAACCGGATCTACCTGGAGCGCGGCAAGGCCGAACTGGTGTCCCTGGGACGCGGGTTCGTCTGGCTCGACGCCGGAACGCACGACGCGCTGACCGAGGCCGGCCAGTACGTGCAGATCCTGGAGCACCGCCAGGGCGTCCGGCTCGCCTGCCTCGAGGAGATCGCCTGGCGCATGGGGTTCATCGACCGGGAGGCCTGCCTGCGGCTCGGCGAGGAGCTCTCGAAGTCCCCGTACGGCCAGTACGTCATGGAGATAGCCCGGGCCGGCTGA
- the jadS gene encoding 2,6-dideoxy-alpha-L-ribohexopyranosyl-O-glycosyltransferase JadS: MRYLFTTIPGTSHTLPLVPLAHAALAAGHEVAFAASGPALRAANAAGLQTIAAAGDEAAEPYEELIAKVTTSDLAQEFPGPKILPYVSGIFGEVGARLVEGVAEAARTWRADAVVFPPNHVAGLLAARMTGLPAVLHGIGTPRPVFAPALAYLEPVAARLGVDLPAPVADVEIDLNPASLTAPSLGGPGGGGPAAAHRLPMRYTSYNGGAEIPPGLLGRGERPRVAVTLGSLAALYGEGTMLREIVDGSADLGIELVITTGGAELPALTGSLPPHVTCVDWVPLRTLLASCDAIVHHGGMGSTFTAFDAGVPQLAIPLTGPESVSNGRVAADRGTGIVLDPPLSVPLTAATVKSSLHELLSNPAHRTAAAEVAAEMREMPAPAATLVQLNALLGGTA; the protein is encoded by the coding sequence ATGCGATATCTGTTCACCACCATCCCGGGCACGTCCCACACGCTGCCCCTGGTCCCGCTCGCCCACGCGGCGCTCGCCGCCGGGCACGAGGTCGCCTTCGCCGCCTCGGGCCCCGCCCTGCGCGCGGCCAACGCCGCCGGTCTCCAGACCATCGCGGCCGCGGGCGACGAGGCCGCGGAGCCGTACGAGGAGCTGATCGCCAAGGTCACCACGAGCGACCTGGCGCAGGAGTTCCCCGGCCCGAAGATCCTCCCGTACGTCTCCGGGATCTTCGGCGAGGTCGGCGCGCGTCTGGTGGAGGGCGTCGCAGAGGCGGCCCGCACCTGGCGGGCCGACGCCGTGGTCTTCCCGCCCAACCACGTCGCAGGACTGCTCGCCGCCCGGATGACCGGCCTGCCCGCCGTGCTGCACGGCATCGGCACCCCCCGCCCGGTCTTCGCCCCGGCCCTCGCGTACCTGGAGCCGGTCGCCGCCCGCCTCGGCGTCGACCTCCCGGCCCCGGTCGCCGACGTGGAGATCGACCTCAACCCGGCCTCCCTCACCGCGCCGTCCCTCGGCGGCCCCGGCGGCGGCGGACCGGCCGCCGCGCACCGGCTCCCGATGCGCTACACCTCGTACAACGGCGGCGCGGAGATCCCGCCCGGCCTGCTCGGCCGCGGCGAGCGGCCCCGGGTCGCCGTGACGCTCGGCTCCCTCGCCGCGCTGTACGGCGAGGGCACCATGCTCCGCGAGATCGTCGACGGCTCGGCGGACCTCGGCATCGAACTGGTCATCACCACCGGCGGCGCCGAACTGCCCGCCCTCACCGGCTCGTTGCCCCCGCACGTCACCTGCGTGGACTGGGTCCCGCTGCGCACCCTGCTCGCGAGCTGCGACGCGATCGTCCACCACGGCGGCATGGGCAGCACCTTCACCGCCTTCGACGCCGGGGTCCCGCAGCTGGCGATCCCGCTCACCGGCCCGGAGAGCGTCTCCAACGGCCGGGTCGCCGCCGACCGCGGCACCGGCATCGTCCTCGACCCGCCGCTGTCCGTCCCGCTCACCGCCGCGACCGTGAAGTCCTCGCTGCACGAGCTGCTCAGCAACCCCGCGCACCGCACGGCGGCCGCCGAAGTCGCCGCCGAGATGCGGGAGATGCCGGCGCCCGCCGCCACCCTGGTCCAGCTCAACGCGCTCCTCGGAGGGACGGCATGA
- the rfbB gene encoding dTDP-glucose 4,6-dehydratase produces MRILVTGGAGFIGSHYVRSLLDGAYGGDGTDTVTVLDKLTYAGNRDNLPASHERLTFVRGDICDLPLLLDLLPGHDAVVHFAAESHVDRSLESAAEFVRTNVLGTQTVLEAALRTGVQRLVHVSTDEVYGTIDEGSWTEDFPLLPNSPYAASKASSDLVARSYWRTHGLDLSITRCSNNYGPYQHPEKLIPRFVTNLLEGHPVPVYGDGRNVREWLHVDDHCRAIHLVLTTGRAGETYNIGSGNELTNLDLTERILDLCGADRSMIRYVEDRKGHDLRYSLSDAKIREELGYTPRTSFEDGLRRTVDWYRDNPQWWKAGKEK; encoded by the coding sequence ATGAGGATCCTCGTCACCGGCGGTGCCGGCTTCATCGGCTCCCACTACGTCCGCTCCCTCCTCGACGGGGCGTACGGCGGCGACGGCACCGACACCGTCACCGTCCTCGACAAGCTGACCTACGCGGGCAACCGGGACAACCTGCCCGCCTCCCACGAGCGGCTCACCTTCGTCCGCGGCGACATCTGCGACCTGCCGCTGCTGCTCGACCTCCTCCCCGGGCACGACGCGGTCGTCCACTTCGCCGCCGAGTCGCACGTCGACCGGTCCCTGGAGTCGGCCGCCGAGTTCGTCCGCACCAACGTCCTCGGCACCCAGACCGTCCTGGAGGCCGCGCTGCGCACCGGCGTCCAGCGGCTCGTGCACGTCTCCACCGACGAGGTGTACGGCACGATCGACGAGGGCTCGTGGACCGAGGACTTCCCGCTCCTGCCCAACTCCCCGTACGCCGCCTCCAAGGCGAGCTCGGACCTGGTGGCCCGCTCCTACTGGCGCACCCACGGGCTCGACCTGTCGATCACCCGCTGCTCCAACAACTACGGGCCGTACCAGCACCCCGAGAAGCTCATCCCGCGCTTCGTCACCAACCTCCTGGAGGGCCACCCGGTGCCGGTCTACGGCGACGGGCGGAACGTCCGCGAGTGGCTGCACGTCGACGACCACTGCCGGGCGATCCACCTGGTGCTCACCACCGGCCGGGCGGGCGAGACGTACAACATCGGCAGCGGGAACGAGCTCACCAACCTCGACCTGACCGAACGCATCCTGGACCTCTGCGGCGCCGACCGCTCGATGATCCGGTACGTCGAGGACCGCAAGGGACACGACCTGCGGTACTCGCTCTCCGACGCCAAGATCCGCGAAGAGCTGGGCTACACGCCCCGGACCTCCTTCGAGGACGGCCTGCGCCGGACCGTCGACTGGTACCGCGACAACCCCCAGTGGTGGAAGGCCGGCAAGGAGAAGTGA
- a CDS encoding NAD-dependent epimerase/dehydratase family protein, with product MTATTGQTGDTRPLVVVLGAAGFVGSAVLRELARHDLRVRAVSRRPVTVPAGARAEVETRSVDLTVPGAMAGAIEGADVVVHSIAYIAGSSTWRITDGDTGAERVNVGLVRDLVEAVRASGRPDTAVLFTGSVSAAGPSERGVYDGTEPDEPQGEYDRQKLAAERVLLAASAEGVLRGISLRLPTVFGYGPDSTARDKGIVSSMVRRAVAGEPITMWHDGTVRRDLLYVEDVARAFAAALGHLDALAGRHWVLGSGHGAELGPVFTTVARMVAERTGKPPVAVRSVEPPAHAEARDFASVTVDPRAFHEVTGWRAEVPLDEALDRTTAFSASGAEEHFG from the coding sequence GTGACCGCCACCACCGGACAGACCGGGGACACCCGACCCCTGGTGGTCGTCCTCGGCGCCGCCGGCTTCGTCGGCTCCGCCGTCCTGCGCGAACTCGCCCGCCACGACCTGCGGGTGCGGGCCGTCTCCCGGCGCCCGGTGACCGTCCCGGCCGGCGCCCGCGCCGAGGTGGAGACCCGCAGCGTCGACCTCACCGTCCCCGGCGCGATGGCCGGGGCGATCGAGGGCGCCGACGTGGTCGTCCACTCGATCGCCTACATCGCGGGCTCCTCGACCTGGCGCATCACGGACGGCGACACCGGCGCCGAGCGGGTCAACGTGGGACTCGTACGGGACCTGGTCGAGGCCGTGCGGGCGAGCGGCCGCCCCGACACCGCCGTCCTGTTCACCGGCTCCGTCTCCGCCGCCGGACCCTCGGAGCGGGGCGTCTACGACGGTACGGAGCCGGACGAGCCGCAGGGCGAGTACGACCGGCAGAAGCTGGCGGCCGAGCGGGTGCTGCTCGCGGCGAGCGCCGAGGGCGTGCTGCGCGGGATCTCGCTCCGGCTCCCCACGGTCTTCGGCTACGGCCCCGACTCGACCGCGCGGGACAAGGGCATCGTCTCCTCGATGGTCCGCCGGGCGGTGGCGGGCGAGCCGATCACCATGTGGCACGACGGCACGGTCCGCCGCGACCTGCTGTACGTGGAGGACGTGGCGCGCGCCTTCGCGGCGGCCCTCGGCCACCTCGACGCGCTCGCGGGACGGCACTGGGTGCTCGGCAGCGGGCACGGCGCCGAGCTCGGCCCGGTCTTCACCACGGTCGCCCGGATGGTGGCGGAGCGGACCGGCAAGCCGCCGGTGGCCGTGCGCTCGGTGGAGCCGCCCGCGCACGCCGAGGCCCGGGACTTCGCCAGCGTCACCGTCGACCCGCGCGCCTTCCACGAGGTCACCGGCTGGCGGGCCGAGGTCCCGCTGGACGAGGCCCTGGACCGGACGACGGCCTTCAGCGCGAGCGGCGCGGAGGAGCACTTCGGCTGA
- a CDS encoding TetR/AcrR family transcriptional regulator: MATRKYEQRLRAEAAAETRRRILDALYEQLRSAPSEAVGLDRIARTAGVSRSTVYTTFGSRSGLFDALGADLLHRGGFERMVREVLQPDAREGLRGGIRGNVEMYAAHRDVMRALYSMAALDAEAVGGAVQRMETGRAAGMDDLARRLGAQGELREDVTVAEAARRLWLFSAFDSFDLLYTGRSMTVEQVTSTLTTAAEHALCR; encoded by the coding sequence ATGGCCACCAGGAAGTACGAACAGCGCCTCCGGGCGGAGGCGGCAGCCGAGACCCGCCGGCGCATCCTCGACGCGCTGTACGAGCAGCTCCGATCGGCCCCCTCCGAGGCCGTCGGCCTCGACCGGATCGCCCGCACGGCGGGCGTGTCGCGGTCCACCGTGTACACGACCTTCGGCTCGCGCTCCGGGCTCTTCGACGCCCTCGGCGCGGACCTGCTGCACCGCGGCGGCTTCGAGCGGATGGTGCGCGAGGTGCTCCAGCCCGACGCGCGCGAAGGGCTCCGCGGCGGCATCCGGGGCAACGTCGAGATGTACGCGGCCCACCGCGACGTCATGCGCGCCCTGTACTCCATGGCCGCGCTCGACGCCGAGGCGGTCGGCGGCGCGGTCCAGCGGATGGAGACCGGACGCGCCGCCGGGATGGACGACCTCGCCCGGCGGCTCGGCGCGCAGGGTGAGCTGCGCGAGGACGTCACGGTCGCCGAGGCGGCCCGCCGTCTCTGGCTGTTCTCGGCCTTCGACAGCTTCGACCTGCTCTACACCGGCCGTTCGATGACGGTGGAGCAGGTCACCTCGACCCTCACCACCGCCGCCGAACACGCCCTCTGCCGCTGA